One part of the Desulfovibrio sp. genome encodes these proteins:
- a CDS encoding ABC transporter substrate-binding protein, with amino-acid sequence MKMGKFLAALAGLALTFGVAGQALAADAGPIKIGVYLPLTGQNAFGGQLELEGVRLAQKEMPKVLDRPVELVVVDNKSDKVESANAVKRLVERDKVVALIGTYGSSLAMAGAEVAEKAAVPGVGTSCTNPLVTQGKKYYFRACFIDPYQGAAAATYAYETLGFRKAAVLMDMTSDYAVGLSSFFTRDFKKLGGEIVATLKYSSGDQDFTAQLTELIAKKPDIVFMPAYFAEGAIIMKQARELGAKFRLMGADAMDNPDTLKLGGKAAEGFLHTTFPYDPAMPNMSPAAKRFTEAWKAAYPDKETNVNGALGYNTYFLILDAIKRANSADPKAIAKALAETKDLPTALGLLTINKTHDAEMPVGIIEYKDGKRVYVGEVTPK; translated from the coding sequence ATGAAAATGGGTAAATTTCTTGCCGCGCTGGCTGGTCTGGCGCTGACCTTCGGCGTTGCCGGGCAGGCGCTTGCCGCTGATGCCGGCCCCATCAAAATTGGTGTGTACCTTCCCCTGACCGGGCAGAACGCCTTTGGCGGCCAGCTCGAACTTGAGGGCGTGCGTCTCGCCCAGAAGGAAATGCCCAAGGTGCTCGATCGCCCCGTTGAACTGGTGGTGGTTGACAACAAGTCCGACAAGGTCGAATCGGCCAACGCCGTCAAGCGCCTTGTGGAACGCGACAAAGTCGTGGCCCTGATCGGTACCTACGGTTCCTCGCTGGCCATGGCCGGCGCTGAAGTGGCCGAAAAGGCCGCCGTGCCCGGCGTGGGCACCTCGTGCACCAACCCCCTCGTGACCCAGGGCAAGAAGTACTACTTCCGCGCCTGCTTCATCGATCCCTACCAGGGCGCCGCTGCCGCTACCTATGCCTATGAAACCCTCGGCTTCCGCAAGGCCGCCGTGCTCATGGACATGACCAGCGACTACGCTGTGGGCCTCTCCAGCTTCTTCACCCGCGACTTCAAGAAGCTTGGTGGCGAAATTGTTGCTACCCTCAAGTACAGCTCCGGCGACCAGGACTTCACCGCCCAGCTCACCGAACTGATCGCCAAAAAGCCTGACATCGTCTTCATGCCCGCGTACTTCGCCGAAGGCGCCATCATCATGAAGCAGGCCCGCGAACTGGGCGCCAAGTTCCGCCTCATGGGCGCTGACGCCATGGACAACCCCGACACCCTCAAGCTGGGTGGCAAGGCTGCCGAAGGCTTCCTGCACACCACCTTCCCTTACGACCCGGCCATGCCCAACATGAGCCCCGCCGCCAAGCGCTTCACCGAAGCCTGGAAGGCCGCCTATCCTGACAAGGAAACCAACGTTAACGGTGCCCTCGGCTACAACACCTACTTCCTGATCCTCGACGCCATCAAGCGCGCCAATTCCGCTGATCCCAAGGCTATTGCCAAGGCCCTGGCGGAAACCAAGGATCTGCCCACTGCTCTGGGCCTGCTGACCATCAACAAGACCCATGACGCAGAAATGCCCGTGGGCATCATTGAATACAAAGATGGCAAGCGCGTTTACGTGGGTGAAGTAACCCCCAAATAA